In the Geoalkalibacter sp. genome, GAAAGCCTGATGCAGGTGTGCGCCCAGGTGATCGGCAACGACGCCGCCATCACCCTGGGCGGCCTCGGCGGCAACTTCGAGCTCAACACCATGATGCCGCTCATGAGCCACAACCTGCTGCAGAGCATCGAGCTGCTCAGCAACGCGGCACGATTGTTCGGCACGCGCTGCATCCGGGAGCTGAAGGCCGACCGCGCGCGCTGCGAGGGGCTGGTGGAAGAGAGCCTGGCCATGGTCACCGCACTGGCGCCCGCCCTGGGCTACGACCAGGCGGCGGCCATCGCCAAGCAGGCCTGGGAGCAGAAGAAAACCGTGCGTGCGGTGGTCAGGGAGAAACAACTGCTGGGTGAAGAGGAACTGGCGCGGCTGCTCGATCCGCGCCCCATGACCGAACCGGGCATTCCCGGCAAGACCCGCTGAGGCTCAGCGCCGCTCGCGGCCGCACTGCCAGCAGCGATCGAACTGACCTTCGAGCTCTTCGCCGCAGTCCGGGCAGCGCCAGGGCACGGCCGTGTCATCCTCATGGAGCCAATGGTCCACCAGTTGCTGAGCGCGCGGCAGCACCTCGTCGTCCACCACCCAGAGCTCGGGGCGGCATTCGAGAAAGGGAATCTCTCCCAGAGCCGCGAACAATTCCTCGTTGCGCAGCAGACAGGCGACCCCCTCCTGTTCCAGGCGCCCCTTGAGCAAGGTCGCCAGGGTGCGTTCATGGGGCGCGAAGGCGCGCAGCTTTTTCATTGCGGCGCCAGGAGTACGGCGCAGATCTCGACGCCGAGCTGCTCTTTCTGCCAGTTTTTCAGGCCGCTTGCGGCCAGATCCGCCAGGGCCGCGGGCGGACGGCGGGAGAGGTCTTCCAAGGCGGCGTTATTGATAAGGATGCCGGGGTCCATGCCGAGTTCCTGCGCCTTGGCGGTGCGCCATTTTTTCAACAGGTCCAAACGCCGCTCGGCGTCGGGATCGCGCACCGCCCGTTCGCTGCGCGGGTAGACGGGCAGCTGCTCCTCGGGCAGCGCCATGGCGGTCTCGATGAGTTTGAGAAGCTTACTGCCGTAGCGCTCCACCAGCCGCGCCGGCATGCCCTCCAGACCGACCAGGGCGTGCAGACTGGAGGGTGCGATGCGCGCCATTTCCAGAAGAGCGGCATTGCCCAGCACCTTGAAGGGCGGACAGTCGCGGCGCCGCGCCTCCTCGTCGCGAAAACCCAGCAGCGCGTCGAGCACCGCCAACTGGCGCGGCGCCAGCTGCCCGGCGCCCTTGAAGCGCAGGTAGAGGGGACCTTCGTTTTCGCTGTGGCGCACCTTTTCCAACAGGGCGAATTCCTCGGCCACCCAATCCAGCCGCCCCTTGGCCGCCAGCCGACCCTCCAGCCATTCCCCCAGACGGTGCAAATGCCGGGTGTCCTCGGCGGCATAGCGGATCATCTCGCCGGACAGGGGCCGCTTGGACCAGTCGGCGCGCTGAAAGCGCTTGTCGAGACTTACGTCGAAATACTTCTGCAGGATATCGGCCAGCCCCACCTTCTCTTCCCCCAAAAACTGGCAGGCGATCATGGTGTCGAACAGCCCGCGCACCTCGATGGCGAAGTCGCGATACAAGCAGCGGATGTCGTAATCGGCGGCATGGAAATACTTGCGCACCCCGGGATCGGCAAGCACCGCCTTGAGGGGCGAGAGATCGCGCACAGCCAGGGGATCGATGAGCACCGTGCGCGCGGGAGTGGAGATCTGCACCAAGCACACCTGTTCGCGATAGTGATGCATGGAATCGGCTTCGAGATCGACGGCGATGGACGTTTCGCGCGCCAGCTCGCCGGAGAGGGCGCCAAGCTCCGCGCTGGTGGTGAGGATCGGGGTCTGGGGCATGGCAGCGGCTCCGTGGAGGGTAAAAGAAAACAATCACTCAGCGCGCGGGCGCCAGCAAGGACAAAGCTTTTTTATGCGCACCGTGCAAGGCCAGCGCGGTCAGCGCGGGCCTTGCTACCCAGCGGCACTCTTCGCTTTCGGCGACGCACGCCGTGGCGGCAGGTTCGGCCAGGTACAGGCGCAAATCGAGGCGAAAATGACTGTAGGCATGGCGCACCGCGCCCAGGGCCCGTGCGCGGGCTGCTCCGTGCCGCGCCGCAAGGGCGGCGGCCGTGGCCTCGGGAGTGCTCTCGGCGGGCACCTCGGCGACGGGAAATTCCCACAAACCACCGAGCAGCCCCTGATAGGGGCGCCGCCGCACCAGGATCGCGCCGTCCCGCTCGATCAGCAGAGCCACGTGCAGCACCTCGGGCATTTCCTTTTTCGCCCTCCCCAACGGCAGCGTCTCCGAGAGCCCCAGGGCCCGCGCCCGGCACAATTCGCTCAAGGGGCAGCGCGGGCAGGCGGGGCGGCGCGGCGTGCACAGTGTCGCCCCCAGATCCATGATCGCCTGGGCGTAATCGTGGGGGCGATCCGTCGGGGTCAGGGCCTGTGCCCAGGTCCACAGCTTCTTCTCGGCGGCGCTGCCGCGCGGGTTTTCCTGCAAGGCAAACAACCGACAGAGCACACGGCGCACGTTGCCGTCGAGAATCGGCGCCGGACGGTCAAAGGCGATGGAGAGAATCGCCCCGGCGGTGGAGCGGCCGATGCCGGGCAGTTCCAGCAGCGCCTCCAGATCCTCGGGAAACACCCCGGCATGCCGCGCCAGAATTTTTTGCGCAGCGGCGTGCAGGTTGCGCGCGCGGGAATAATAGCCCAGCCCCGCCCAGAGCGCGATGACCTCATCCAGAGAGGCGGCGGCCAGCCGGCGCACATCGGGAAAAACCGCGAGAAACCGCTGGTAGTAGGGGATCACCGCCTCCACCGTGGTCTGCTGCAACATCACCTCGGAGAGCCAGATGCGGTAAGGATCGCGCGTACCGCGCCAGGGCAGCGCGCGTCCGGCCTGGGCATACCAGGCGAGCAGGCGGCGGGCGATCTCCGTGGGCGCAAAGGGCAGCGGCGCCTCCCCTGCCTGAGGAAGACGAGCTTTGGCGCGGCGGCCGGGGGGAGTCGCCACTAGCCGATCTCGCGCAGCGCCGCCAGGGTCGCTTCCATCTCCTCGCGGGTGCCGATGGAGATGCGCAGGCCATGGGCCAGGATCGGGTCGGAAAAATGCCGCACCAGGATATGCCGCGCGAACAGCGCATCGTAGACGCGCTTGCCGTTGCGATCCGGCGGCGTGGCGAACACGTAATTGCCGCTGGAGGGGATGACGCCGTAACCGATGACGCGCAACTCGGTGCTGA is a window encoding:
- a CDS encoding ribonuclease D; the protein is MPQTPILTTSAELGALSGELARETSIAVDLEADSMHHYREQVCLVQISTPARTVLIDPLAVRDLSPLKAVLADPGVRKYFHAADYDIRCLYRDFAIEVRGLFDTMIACQFLGEEKVGLADILQKYFDVSLDKRFQRADWSKRPLSGEMIRYAAEDTRHLHRLGEWLEGRLAAKGRLDWVAEEFALLEKVRHSENEGPLYLRFKGAGQLAPRQLAVLDALLGFRDEEARRRDCPPFKVLGNAALLEMARIAPSSLHALVGLEGMPARLVERYGSKLLKLIETAMALPEEQLPVYPRSERAVRDPDAERRLDLLKKWRTAKAQELGMDPGILINNAALEDLSRRPPAALADLAASGLKNWQKEQLGVEICAVLLAPQ
- a CDS encoding putative signal transducing protein, whose protein sequence is MKKLRAFAPHERTLATLLKGRLEQEGVACLLRNEELFAALGEIPFLECRPELWVVDDEVLPRAQQLVDHWLHEDDTAVPWRCPDCGEELEGQFDRCWQCGRERR
- the mutY gene encoding A/G-specific adenine glycosylase, which translates into the protein MATPPGRRAKARLPQAGEAPLPFAPTEIARRLLAWYAQAGRALPWRGTRDPYRIWLSEVMLQQTTVEAVIPYYQRFLAVFPDVRRLAAASLDEVIALWAGLGYYSRARNLHAAAQKILARHAGVFPEDLEALLELPGIGRSTAGAILSIAFDRPAPILDGNVRRVLCRLFALQENPRGSAAEKKLWTWAQALTPTDRPHDYAQAIMDLGATLCTPRRPACPRCPLSELCRARALGLSETLPLGRAKKEMPEVLHVALLIERDGAILVRRRPYQGLLGGLWEFPVAEVPAESTPEATAAALAARHGAARARALGAVRHAYSHFRLDLRLYLAEPAATACVAESEECRWVARPALTALALHGAHKKALSLLAPAR